In one window of Arachis ipaensis cultivar K30076 chromosome B06, Araip1.1, whole genome shotgun sequence DNA:
- the LOC107645749 gene encoding GDSL esterase/lipase At5g33370 (The sequence of the model RefSeq protein was modified relative to this genomic sequence to represent the inferred CDS: added 98 bases not found in genome assembly), with product MARCMVWMCYIVMAIVGSSLIGATEGARAFFVFGDSLVDNGNNNFLATTARADAPPYGIDYPTRRPTGRFSNGLNIPDFISQALGAEPTLPYLDPELNGDRLLVGANFASAGIGILNDTGIQFVNIIRIYRQLQYFEEYQQRVSALIGSEEAQRLVNGALVLITLGGNDFVNNYYLIPYSARSRQYNLPDYVRYLISEYKKVLRRLYDIGARRVLVTGTGPLGCVPAELAQRSRNGECATDLQEAAALFNPQLVQIIGQLNSEIGSNIFIGANTQQMSNNFITNPTAYGFVTSKVACCGQGPYNGIGLCTVLSNLCPNRDAYAFWDPFHPSERANSIIVQQILSGTTEYMYPFNLSTALALDSMKN from the exons ATGGCTAGGTGTATGGTGTGGATGTGTTACATTGTGATGGCAATAGTAGGAAGCAGTTTAATaggagcaacagaaggagcaAGAGCATTCTTTGTGTTTGGGGATTCACTTGTGGATAATGGGAATAACAACTTCTTAGCAACTACTGCAAGAGCAGATGCTCCTCCTTATGGCATTGATTATCCAACTCGCAGACCCACTGGCCGTTTCTCCAATGGCTTAAACATTCCTGATTTTATTA GTCAGGCACTTGGTGCAGAACCCACATTGCCGTACTTGGATCCGGAGCTGAACGGAGATAGATTGCTCGTCGGTGCCAACTTTGCTTCTGCTGGCATTGGAATCCTTAATGATACTGGAATCCAATTT GTAAACATCATAAGAATATACAGGCAGTTACAATACTTCGAAGAATACCAGCAAAGAGTGAGTGCACTGATTGGATCTGAGGAGGCTCAGCGCTTAGTGAATGGAGCGTTGGTGCTTATCACTCTTGGTGGCAATGATTTCGTTAACAACTATTATTTGATCCCTTACTCTGCTAGATCCCGCCAATACAATTTACCTGACTATGTTAGGTATTTGATATCCGAGTATAAGAAGGTTCTCAGG ATGTGCAACTGATCTGCAAGAAGCTGCTGCATTGTTTAATCCCCAACTTGTTCAAATTATTGGTCAACTCAATAGCGAAATTGGTTCCAATATCTTCATTGGAGCCAACACTCAACAAATGAGCAATAACTTCATCACTAATCCTACGGCATATG GATTCGTTACATCAAAAGTAGCATGCTGTGGTCAAGGACCCTACAATGGAATAGGACTATGCACAGTGTTATCAAACTTGTGCCCAAACCGTGACGCATACGCATTTTGGGATCCATTCCATCCATCAGAAAGAGCCAACAGTATAATTGTTCAACAGATCTTGTCGGGAACCACAGAGTATATGTATCCATTTAATCTCAGCACCGCTTTGGCCTTGGACTCCATGAAGAACTAG